In one window of Verrucomicrobiia bacterium DNA:
- a CDS encoding CsbD family protein, translated as MSTLVVKGNWNIAKGKLKQKWAKLTDDDLRFVEGKEEELVGRIQKRTGETEDRVRKALDEACDGKSTNR; from the coding sequence ATGAGTACTCTAGTCGTAAAAGGCAATTGGAACATCGCCAAGGGCAAGCTGAAGCAGAAATGGGCAAAGCTAACTGACGATGATTTGCGCTTCGTAGAAGGCAAAGAAGAAGAACTCGTAGGCCGCATCCAAAAACGTACTGGTGAAACGGAAGACCGAGTCCGGAAAGCGCTTGATGAAGCCTGCGATGGCAAATCCACCAACCGGTAA
- a CDS encoding lmo0937 family membrane protein: MLYTLALILVIAWLLGLVSSYTLGGFIHILLVVAIIAVLVRLVQGRGVRG, from the coding sequence ATGTTATACACCTTGGCTCTAATACTCGTCATCGCCTGGCTGCTGGGACTGGTTTCGTCATACACTTTGGGCGGTTTCATCCACATTCTCTTGGTCGTAGCCATCATCGCCGTATTGGTGCGTCTCGTCCAAGGACGCGGAGTTCGGGGCTGA